A stretch of the Lactuca sativa cultivar Salinas chromosome 9, Lsat_Salinas_v11, whole genome shotgun sequence genome encodes the following:
- the LOC111902069 gene encoding pentatricopeptide repeat-containing protein GUN1, chloroplastic, whose amino-acid sequence MASSTPPTLTTTKPYQNHHIQGLQNHHRRTHNGHNPHHPSPKVSLHPPTPTNKPPVPVPATVTAGGSSSLQHRNSTFAPLSSSKSELAADFSGRRSTRFVSKMHFGRPKAGGSSRHSVLAEDALQQLIRCSGDDRLVESVLLNFQSKLCGSDDYNFLLRELGNRNEWSMAIQCFEFAVSRERRRTEQGKLASSVISVLGRLGKIDLAKKVFETAVSQGYGNTVYAYSALISAYAKSGLCDDAINVFDTMKLSGLKPNLVTYNALIDACGKGGADFKRASEIFDDMLNNGFQPDRITYNSLLAVCSGGGLWETAMNLFNEMSYRGIEPDIYTYNTLLDVASSGGHMDSAFQIMTEMATKNIMPNEVTYSTVIRGCAKSGRLDQALGLVGEMKYAGIRLDRVSYNNLLAIYASLGRFEEALNVVKEMENTGFRKDVVTYNALLDGFGKQGRYDKVKELFKRMKTERVPANLLTYSTLISVYLKGGMYKDATEMYKEFKHEGLKADVVFYSEIIDSLCKKGLVESSALLLDEMTRKGIQPNVVTYNSIINAFGQSPNTGFSNDPKQDADAVADEDRIIKVFEQLASGNLSVVEKGRKEIICVLGVFRKMHELEIKPNVVTFSAILNACSRCSTFEEASLLLDELRLFDNQVYGVAHGLLMGYRESVWVHALSLFDEVKRMDASTASAFYNALTDMLWHFGQKRGAQLVVLEGKRRQVWENTWSDSCLDLHLMSSGAARACVHAWLLNICSIVYQGHELPALLSILTGWGKHSKVVGDCALKRAIEALLGGMGSPFRVATSNIGRFISPGPVVAAWIRESNTPNLLLLQDDRRASASPQTSTFKLHPLPLPF is encoded by the exons CACAATGGCCACAACCCACATCATCCATCCCCCAAGGTTTCTCTTCACCCTCCAACACCCACAAACAAACCCCCCGTCCCCGTTCCTGCCACCGTCACAGCCGGTGGCTCGTCTTCTCTCCAGCACCGTAACTCTACTTTTGCCCCTCTTTCCTCCTCAAAATCCGAACTTGCGGCCGATTTTTCTGGTCGGAGGTCAACCCGGTTTGTTTCCAAGATGCATTTTGGCCGGCCGAAAGCTGGAGGCTCCAGTAGGCATTCTGTGTTAGCCGAAGACGCCCTCCAACAACTTATTCGATGCAGCGGTGATGATCGATTGGTCGAAAGTGTGTTGCTCAATTTCCAATCAAAACTATGTGGGTCCGATGATTATAATTTCTTGTTGAGAGAATTGGGCAATAGAAATGAGTGGTCAATGGCGATCCAGTGCTTTGAGTTCGCAGTGAGTCGCGAAAGGAGACGAACGGAACAAGGTAAGCTAGCTAGTTCAGTGATCAGCGTTCTTGGTAGATTAGGGAAAATCGATTTAGCGAAAAAAGTTTTCGAAACAGCTGTTAGTCAAGGGTACGGAAACACTGTGTACGCTTATTCGGCTTTGATCAGTGCATATGCGAAGAGTGGGTTATGCGATGACGCCATAAATGTGTTCGACACTATGAAACTCTCTGGGCTGAAACCAAATCTTGTTACTTACAATGCGTTAATTGACGCTTGTGGCAAAGGAGGTGCTGATTTCAAGAGAGCCTCCGAGATCTTTGATGATATGTTGAACAACGGGTTTCAACCTGATCGAATCACATACAATTCTCTACTTGCTGTTTGTAGTGGTGGGGGGTTATGGGAGACTGCCATGAATTTGTTTAACGAAATGAGTTACAGAGGAATCGAGCCAGACATATACACTTACAACACCCTTTTAGATGTTGCTTCCAGCGGTGGACACATGGACTCTGCGTTTCAAATAATGACAGAAATGGCAACGAAGAACATCATGCCGAATGAAGTCACTTACAGTACAGTGATTCGTGGGTGTGCCAAGTCTGGGAGGTTAGACCAGGCGCTAGGTTTAGTGGGTGAAATGAAATACGCAGGCATTCGTCTGGATAGGGTTTCTTACAACAATCTGCTTGCTATTTATGCTAGTTTAGGTAGGTTTGAGGAGGCTCTTAATGTGGTCAAGGAGATGGAAAACACCGGGTTCAGAAAGGATGTTGTAACCTACAATGCACTTTTAGATGGGTTTGGAAAACAAGGGAGATATGATAAGGTGAAAGAGCTGTTCAAGAGGATGAAAACGGAGAGGGTTCCTGCTAATCTGCTGACCTACTCAACACTGATCAGTGTGTATCTGAAAGGCGGTATGTATAAAGATGCTACAGAGATGTACAAGGAGTTCAAACATGAAGGTTTGAAAGCCGATGTTGTTTTCTATAGTGAAATTATCGATTCATTATGTAAAAAAGGGTTGGTAGAGTCTTCTGCTTTGTTGCTGGATGAGATGACAAGGAAAGGGATCCAACCAAATGTTGTCACCTACAATTCAATCATTAATGCCTTTGGTCAGTCACCGAATACTGGTTTTTCGAATGACCCCAAACAGGATGCGGATGCTGTTGCTGATGAAGATAGAATCATCAAGGTTTTTGAGCAGTTAGCTTCTGGAAATTTGAGTGTTGTAGAAAAGGGAAGAAAGGAGATAATATGCGTGTTGGGAGTTTTCCGGAAGATGCATGAGCTGGAAATCAAACCAAACGTGGTCACATTTTCGGCTATTCTTAATGCTTGCAG CCGTTGCAGTACATTTGAAGAAGCTTCATTGCTGTTGGATGAGCTGCGTCTGTTTGATAATCAAGTGTACGGAGTTGCACATGGGCTTCTGATGGGGTACAGAGAAAGCGTATGGGTTCATGCTCTGTCTCTTTTTGATGAAGTCAAACGCATGGACGCATCAACTGCATCTGCCTTCTATAATGCATTGACTGACATGCTATGGCATTTTGGACAG AAAAGAGGAGCCCAGCTGGTTGTGCTTGAAGGGAAGCGCAGACAAGTATGGGAGAACACATGGTCTGATTCTTGCTTGGATTTACATTTGATGTCCTCTGGTGCTGCACGTGCCTGTGTTCATGCCTGGTTGCTAAATATATGTTCAATCGTTTACCAAGGCCATGAGTTGCCAGCTTTATTGAG CATTCTAACAGGTTGGGGTAAACACAGCAAAGTAGTAGGGGATTGTGCTCTTAAAAGAGCGATTGAAGCTCTTCTTGGAGGGATGGGGTCCCCATTTAGGGTTGCCACATCTAATATTGGCAGGTTCATATCACCTGGACCTGTTGTGGCTGCCTGGATCAGAGAATCAAACACCCCAAATTTGCTTCTTCTCCAAGACGACAGAAGAGCCTCGGCTTCTCCTCAAACATCAACCTTCAAATTGCACCCACTTCCGCTTCCATTCTAG